One Nicotiana tomentosiformis chromosome 4, ASM39032v3, whole genome shotgun sequence genomic window carries:
- the LOC138909752 gene encoding uncharacterized protein translates to MFTISREGTSHGCSGLANQFVRLDVSKPSRVLACVVAQSSLLEHIKAHQFDDPHLLVLKDMVQRGGAKEVMISDDGVIGQICVPIVDGLRDLILEEAHNLRYSIHAGVMKMYRDLK, encoded by the coding sequence ATGTTTACCATTAGTAGAGAAggcactagccatggatgttcaggcttggccaatcagtttgtgagattggatgtctcgaagcctagtcgggttcttgcttgcgttgTGGCTCAGTCATCATTGttggagcatatcaaggctcatcagtttgatgatcctcacttgttggtgttgaaggatatggtgcagcggggtggtgctaaggaggttatGATTAGCGATGATGGTGTTATAGGCCAGATTTGTGTTCCAattgttgatgggttgagagatttgatccttgaggaggctcacaactTGCGCTATTCCATTCATGCTGGTGTCatgaagatgtaccgtgacttgaaatag